The following proteins come from a genomic window of Gallus gallus isolate bGalGal1 chromosome 22, bGalGal1.mat.broiler.GRCg7b, whole genome shotgun sequence:
- the ELMOD3 gene encoding ELMO domain-containing protein 3 isoform X4: protein MIAAGRSRRRFRWARGQKAEPRAAEGGAGSGASGKAGAMNTHPADTAQPEEPPLPPGPLPTHVRGISMEQQSAQEEWEAVEDIQSGCSGCSGVRQNWLWHSLPWSGCRADAALCHSAVLRGRSAGPVPLISFNEALQFFQTTDLSECRKKIQATVRRQGLTALLHFLFGPPRLQQQLQGERDLALAIAQCGLDNNQAVHMRILQTIYKKLTCSRLGCPRYGAHWEELGFQGADPGTDLRGTGMLGLMQMLYFVMDSQMLPLALEIFRLSQHETQNFPFCIMSVNITRLVLQALREECLSRECNRRQQVIAVLNDLYAAAFLQLYRVWKSQHKTIADSGFLLKELEFSTKKNPKQLLKSLETYVSRSLVSTADGIRQASSLSISSGRAGEEINFMGICDLQVELEGEARLV, encoded by the exons ATGATCGCGGCCGGGAGGTCCCGCCGCCGCTTCCGGTGGGCGCGGGGTCAGAAGGCAGAGCCGAGGGCCGCGGAGGGGGGAGCGGGGTCCGGGGCCAGCGGGAAGGCTGGG GCCATGAACACCCACCCGGCGGACACCGCGCAGCCCGAGGAGCCCCCGCTGCCCCCTGGGCCCCTTCCCACACATGTCAGgg GGATCAGCATGGAGCAGCAGAGTGCCCAGGAGGAGTGGGAGGCAGTGGAGGATATCCAGTCAG GATGCAGCGGCTGCTCTGGGGTCAGGCAGAACTGGTTGTGGCACTCATTGCCCTGGAGCGGATGCAGGGCTGACGCTGCCCTGTGCCATTCTGCAGTGCTGCGGGGGAGATCAGCTGGTCCTGTGCCCCTCATATCCTTCAATGAAGCGCTGCAGTTCTTCCAGACCACAGACCTGTCCGAGTGCAGG AAGAAGATCCAAGCAACAGTGCGCAGGCAGGGCCTGACTGCTCTGCTTCACTTCCTCTTTGGGCCCCCccggctccagcagcagctgcagggcgaGCGGGACCTGGCTCTCGCCATTGCTCAGT GTGGCTTGGATAATAACCAAGCAGTGCACATGAGAATCCTGCAGACCATCTACAAGAAGCTGACCTGCTCCCGGCTGGGATGCCCACGCTACGGTGCACACTGGGAGGAGCTCGGCTTCCAAG GTGCAGATCCAGGGACCGACCTGCGAGGGACGGGGATGCTGGGCTTGATGCAAATGCTGTACTTTGTGATGGACTCTCAGATGCTGCCTCTAGCTCTAGAGATCTTCAGGCTCTCCCAGCATGAGACACAG AATTTCCCCTTCTGCATCATGTCTGTGAACATCACCCGCCTCGTGCTGCAGGCCCTGAGGGAGGAGTGTCTCTCCAG AGAGTGCAACCGCAGGCAGCAAGTCATCGCCGTGCTGAACGACCTGTATGCAGCGGCGTTCCTGCAGCTCTACCGAGTCTGGAAGTCACAGCACAAGACCATCGCTGACTCTGGCTTCCTCCTGAAGG AGCTGGAGTTCTCCACCAAAAAGAACCCGAAGCAGCTCCTGAAGTCCTTGGAGACCTACGTGAGCAGAAGCCTGGTGTCCACAGCAGATGGCATCCGGCAAGCATCCTCTCTGTCCATCAGCAGCGGCCGGGCTGGTGAAGAGATAAACTTCATGGGCATTTGTGACCTACAGGTTGAGCTGGAGGGAGAGGCACGGCTGGTCTGA
- the ELMOD3 gene encoding ELMO domain-containing protein 3 isoform X8 produces the protein MIAAGRSRRRFRWARGQKAEPRAAEGGAGSGASGKAGAMNTHPADTAQPEEPPLPPGPLPTHVRGISMEQQSAQEEWEAVEDIQSVLRGRSAGPVPLISFNEALQFFQTTDLSECRKKIQATVRRQGLTALLHFLFGPPRLQQQLQGERDLALAIAQCGLDNNQAVHMRILQTIYKKLTCSRLGCPRYGAHWEELGFQGADPGTDLRGTGMLGLMQMLYFVMDSQMLPLALEIFRLSQHETQNFPFCIMSVNITRLVLQALREECLSRECNRRQQVIAVLNDLYAAAFLQLYRVWKSQHKTIADSGFLLKELEFSTKKNPKQLLKSLETYVSRSLVSTADGIRQASSLSISSGRAGEEINFMGICDLQVELEGEARLV, from the exons ATGATCGCGGCCGGGAGGTCCCGCCGCCGCTTCCGGTGGGCGCGGGGTCAGAAGGCAGAGCCGAGGGCCGCGGAGGGGGGAGCGGGGTCCGGGGCCAGCGGGAAGGCTGGG GCCATGAACACCCACCCGGCGGACACCGCGCAGCCCGAGGAGCCCCCGCTGCCCCCTGGGCCCCTTCCCACACATGTCAGgg GGATCAGCATGGAGCAGCAGAGTGCCCAGGAGGAGTGGGAGGCAGTGGAGGATATCCAGTCAG TGCTGCGGGGGAGATCAGCTGGTCCTGTGCCCCTCATATCCTTCAATGAAGCGCTGCAGTTCTTCCAGACCACAGACCTGTCCGAGTGCAGG AAGAAGATCCAAGCAACAGTGCGCAGGCAGGGCCTGACTGCTCTGCTTCACTTCCTCTTTGGGCCCCCccggctccagcagcagctgcagggcgaGCGGGACCTGGCTCTCGCCATTGCTCAGT GTGGCTTGGATAATAACCAAGCAGTGCACATGAGAATCCTGCAGACCATCTACAAGAAGCTGACCTGCTCCCGGCTGGGATGCCCACGCTACGGTGCACACTGGGAGGAGCTCGGCTTCCAAG GTGCAGATCCAGGGACCGACCTGCGAGGGACGGGGATGCTGGGCTTGATGCAAATGCTGTACTTTGTGATGGACTCTCAGATGCTGCCTCTAGCTCTAGAGATCTTCAGGCTCTCCCAGCATGAGACACAG AATTTCCCCTTCTGCATCATGTCTGTGAACATCACCCGCCTCGTGCTGCAGGCCCTGAGGGAGGAGTGTCTCTCCAG AGAGTGCAACCGCAGGCAGCAAGTCATCGCCGTGCTGAACGACCTGTATGCAGCGGCGTTCCTGCAGCTCTACCGAGTCTGGAAGTCACAGCACAAGACCATCGCTGACTCTGGCTTCCTCCTGAAGG AGCTGGAGTTCTCCACCAAAAAGAACCCGAAGCAGCTCCTGAAGTCCTTGGAGACCTACGTGAGCAGAAGCCTGGTGTCCACAGCAGATGGCATCCGGCAAGCATCCTCTCTGTCCATCAGCAGCGGCCGGGCTGGTGAAGAGATAAACTTCATGGGCATTTGTGACCTACAGGTTGAGCTGGAGGGAGAGGCACGGCTGGTCTGA
- the ELMOD3 gene encoding ELMO domain-containing protein 3 isoform X7 produces MNTHPADTAQPEEPPLPPGPLPTHVRGISMEQQSAQEEWEAVEDIQSVLRGRSAGPVPLISFNEALQFFQTTDLSECRKKIQATVRRQGLTALLHFLFGPPRLQQQLQGERDLALAIAQCGLDNNQAVHMRILQTIYKKLTCSRLGCPRYGAHWEELGFQGADPGTDLRGTGMLGLMQMLYFVMDSQMLPLALEIFRLSQHETQNFPFCIMSVNITRLVLQALREECLSRECNRRQQVIAVLNDLYAAAFLQLYRVWKSQHKTIADSGFLLKELEFSTKKNPKQLLKSLETYVSRSLVSTADGIRQASSLSISSGRAGEEINFMGICDLQVELEGEARLV; encoded by the exons ATGAACACCCACCCGGCGGACACCGCGCAGCCCGAGGAGCCCCCGCTGCCCCCTGGGCCCCTTCCCACACATGTCAGgg GGATCAGCATGGAGCAGCAGAGTGCCCAGGAGGAGTGGGAGGCAGTGGAGGATATCCAGTCAG TGCTGCGGGGGAGATCAGCTGGTCCTGTGCCCCTCATATCCTTCAATGAAGCGCTGCAGTTCTTCCAGACCACAGACCTGTCCGAGTGCAGG AAGAAGATCCAAGCAACAGTGCGCAGGCAGGGCCTGACTGCTCTGCTTCACTTCCTCTTTGGGCCCCCccggctccagcagcagctgcagggcgaGCGGGACCTGGCTCTCGCCATTGCTCAGT GTGGCTTGGATAATAACCAAGCAGTGCACATGAGAATCCTGCAGACCATCTACAAGAAGCTGACCTGCTCCCGGCTGGGATGCCCACGCTACGGTGCACACTGGGAGGAGCTCGGCTTCCAAG GTGCAGATCCAGGGACCGACCTGCGAGGGACGGGGATGCTGGGCTTGATGCAAATGCTGTACTTTGTGATGGACTCTCAGATGCTGCCTCTAGCTCTAGAGATCTTCAGGCTCTCCCAGCATGAGACACAG AATTTCCCCTTCTGCATCATGTCTGTGAACATCACCCGCCTCGTGCTGCAGGCCCTGAGGGAGGAGTGTCTCTCCAG AGAGTGCAACCGCAGGCAGCAAGTCATCGCCGTGCTGAACGACCTGTATGCAGCGGCGTTCCTGCAGCTCTACCGAGTCTGGAAGTCACAGCACAAGACCATCGCTGACTCTGGCTTCCTCCTGAAGG AGCTGGAGTTCTCCACCAAAAAGAACCCGAAGCAGCTCCTGAAGTCCTTGGAGACCTACGTGAGCAGAAGCCTGGTGTCCACAGCAGATGGCATCCGGCAAGCATCCTCTCTGTCCATCAGCAGCGGCCGGGCTGGTGAAGAGATAAACTTCATGGGCATTTGTGACCTACAGGTTGAGCTGGAGGGAGAGGCACGGCTGGTCTGA
- the ELMOD3 gene encoding ELMO domain-containing protein 3 isoform X3 produces MNTHPADTAQPEEPPLPPGPLPTHVRGISMEQQSAQEEWEAVEDIQSGCSGCSGVRQNWLWHSLPWSGCRADAALCHSAVLRGRSAGPVPLISFNEALQFFQTTDLSECRKKIQATVRRQGLTALLHFLFGPPRLQQQLQGERDLALAIAQCGLDNNQAVHMRILQTIYKKLTCSRLGCPRYGAHWEELGFQGADPGTDLRGTGMLGLMQMLYFVMDSQMLPLALEIFRLSQHETQNFPFCIMSVNITRLVLQALREECLSRECNRRQQVIAVLNDLYAAAFLQLYRVWKSQHKTIADSGFLLKELEFSTKKNPKQLLKSLETYVSRSLVSTADGIRQASSLSISSGRAGEEINFMGICDLQVELEGEARLV; encoded by the exons ATGAACACCCACCCGGCGGACACCGCGCAGCCCGAGGAGCCCCCGCTGCCCCCTGGGCCCCTTCCCACACATGTCAGgg GGATCAGCATGGAGCAGCAGAGTGCCCAGGAGGAGTGGGAGGCAGTGGAGGATATCCAGTCAG GATGCAGCGGCTGCTCTGGGGTCAGGCAGAACTGGTTGTGGCACTCATTGCCCTGGAGCGGATGCAGGGCTGACGCTGCCCTGTGCCATTCTGCAGTGCTGCGGGGGAGATCAGCTGGTCCTGTGCCCCTCATATCCTTCAATGAAGCGCTGCAGTTCTTCCAGACCACAGACCTGTCCGAGTGCAGG AAGAAGATCCAAGCAACAGTGCGCAGGCAGGGCCTGACTGCTCTGCTTCACTTCCTCTTTGGGCCCCCccggctccagcagcagctgcagggcgaGCGGGACCTGGCTCTCGCCATTGCTCAGT GTGGCTTGGATAATAACCAAGCAGTGCACATGAGAATCCTGCAGACCATCTACAAGAAGCTGACCTGCTCCCGGCTGGGATGCCCACGCTACGGTGCACACTGGGAGGAGCTCGGCTTCCAAG GTGCAGATCCAGGGACCGACCTGCGAGGGACGGGGATGCTGGGCTTGATGCAAATGCTGTACTTTGTGATGGACTCTCAGATGCTGCCTCTAGCTCTAGAGATCTTCAGGCTCTCCCAGCATGAGACACAG AATTTCCCCTTCTGCATCATGTCTGTGAACATCACCCGCCTCGTGCTGCAGGCCCTGAGGGAGGAGTGTCTCTCCAG AGAGTGCAACCGCAGGCAGCAAGTCATCGCCGTGCTGAACGACCTGTATGCAGCGGCGTTCCTGCAGCTCTACCGAGTCTGGAAGTCACAGCACAAGACCATCGCTGACTCTGGCTTCCTCCTGAAGG AGCTGGAGTTCTCCACCAAAAAGAACCCGAAGCAGCTCCTGAAGTCCTTGGAGACCTACGTGAGCAGAAGCCTGGTGTCCACAGCAGATGGCATCCGGCAAGCATCCTCTCTGTCCATCAGCAGCGGCCGGGCTGGTGAAGAGATAAACTTCATGGGCATTTGTGACCTACAGGTTGAGCTGGAGGGAGAGGCACGGCTGGTCTGA
- the ELMOD3 gene encoding ELMO domain-containing protein 3 isoform X5, which produces MSGGSAWSSRVPRRSGRQWRISSQHRGVQHWVSPGCSGCSGVRQNWLWHSLPWSGCRADAALCHSAVLRGRSAGPVPLISFNEALQFFQTTDLSECRKKIQATVRRQGLTALLHFLFGPPRLQQQLQGERDLALAIAQCGLDNNQAVHMRILQTIYKKLTCSRLGCPRYGAHWEELGFQGADPGTDLRGTGMLGLMQMLYFVMDSQMLPLALEIFRLSQHETQNFPFCIMSVNITRLVLQALREECLSRECNRRQQVIAVLNDLYAAAFLQLYRVWKSQHKTIADSGFLLKELEFSTKKNPKQLLKSLETYVSRSLVSTADGIRQASSLSISSGRAGEEINFMGICDLQVELEGEARLV; this is translated from the exons ATGTCAGgg GGATCAGCATGGAGCAGCAGAGTGCCCAGGAGGAGTGGGAGGCAGTGGAGGATATCCAGTCAG CACCGAGGTGTGCAGCACTGGGTCTCCCCAGGATGCAGCGGCTGCTCTGGGGTCAGGCAGAACTGGTTGTGGCACTCATTGCCCTGGAGCGGATGCAGGGCTGACGCTGCCCTGTGCCATTCTGCAGTGCTGCGGGGGAGATCAGCTGGTCCTGTGCCCCTCATATCCTTCAATGAAGCGCTGCAGTTCTTCCAGACCACAGACCTGTCCGAGTGCAGG AAGAAGATCCAAGCAACAGTGCGCAGGCAGGGCCTGACTGCTCTGCTTCACTTCCTCTTTGGGCCCCCccggctccagcagcagctgcagggcgaGCGGGACCTGGCTCTCGCCATTGCTCAGT GTGGCTTGGATAATAACCAAGCAGTGCACATGAGAATCCTGCAGACCATCTACAAGAAGCTGACCTGCTCCCGGCTGGGATGCCCACGCTACGGTGCACACTGGGAGGAGCTCGGCTTCCAAG GTGCAGATCCAGGGACCGACCTGCGAGGGACGGGGATGCTGGGCTTGATGCAAATGCTGTACTTTGTGATGGACTCTCAGATGCTGCCTCTAGCTCTAGAGATCTTCAGGCTCTCCCAGCATGAGACACAG AATTTCCCCTTCTGCATCATGTCTGTGAACATCACCCGCCTCGTGCTGCAGGCCCTGAGGGAGGAGTGTCTCTCCAG AGAGTGCAACCGCAGGCAGCAAGTCATCGCCGTGCTGAACGACCTGTATGCAGCGGCGTTCCTGCAGCTCTACCGAGTCTGGAAGTCACAGCACAAGACCATCGCTGACTCTGGCTTCCTCCTGAAGG AGCTGGAGTTCTCCACCAAAAAGAACCCGAAGCAGCTCCTGAAGTCCTTGGAGACCTACGTGAGCAGAAGCCTGGTGTCCACAGCAGATGGCATCCGGCAAGCATCCTCTCTGTCCATCAGCAGCGGCCGGGCTGGTGAAGAGATAAACTTCATGGGCATTTGTGACCTACAGGTTGAGCTGGAGGGAGAGGCACGGCTGGTCTGA
- the ELMOD3 gene encoding ELMO domain-containing protein 3 isoform X10 codes for MPPECPDKGCRVHVTPSGSSPALASGVCFLWQGSAWSSRVPRRSGRQWRISSQHRGVQHWVSPGCSGCSGVRQNWLWHSLPWSGCRADAALCHSAVLRGRSAGPVPLISFNEALQFFQTTDLSECRKKIQATVRRQGLTALLHFLFGPPRLQQQLQGERDLALAIAQCGLDNNQAVHMRILQTIYKKLTCSRLGCPRYGAHWEELGFQGADPGTDLRGTGMLGLMQMLYFVMDSQMLPLALEIFRLSQHETQNFPFCIMSVNITRLVLQALREECLSSQRVQPQAASHRRAERPVCSGVPAALPSLEVTAQDHR; via the exons ATGCCACCAGAATGTCCTGATAAAGGCTGTAGGGTGCACGTGACCCCCTCAGGGTCTTCCCCAGCTCTTGCCTCCGGTGTGTGCTTCCTTTGGCAGGGATCAGCATGGAGCAGCAGAGTGCCCAGGAGGAGTGGGAGGCAGTGGAGGATATCCAGTCAG CACCGAGGTGTGCAGCACTGGGTCTCCCCAGGATGCAGCGGCTGCTCTGGGGTCAGGCAGAACTGGTTGTGGCACTCATTGCCCTGGAGCGGATGCAGGGCTGACGCTGCCCTGTGCCATTCTGCAGTGCTGCGGGGGAGATCAGCTGGTCCTGTGCCCCTCATATCCTTCAATGAAGCGCTGCAGTTCTTCCAGACCACAGACCTGTCCGAGTGCAGG AAGAAGATCCAAGCAACAGTGCGCAGGCAGGGCCTGACTGCTCTGCTTCACTTCCTCTTTGGGCCCCCccggctccagcagcagctgcagggcgaGCGGGACCTGGCTCTCGCCATTGCTCAGT GTGGCTTGGATAATAACCAAGCAGTGCACATGAGAATCCTGCAGACCATCTACAAGAAGCTGACCTGCTCCCGGCTGGGATGCCCACGCTACGGTGCACACTGGGAGGAGCTCGGCTTCCAAG GTGCAGATCCAGGGACCGACCTGCGAGGGACGGGGATGCTGGGCTTGATGCAAATGCTGTACTTTGTGATGGACTCTCAGATGCTGCCTCTAGCTCTAGAGATCTTCAGGCTCTCCCAGCATGAGACACAG AATTTCCCCTTCTGCATCATGTCTGTGAACATCACCCGCCTCGTGCTGCAGGCCCTGAGGGAGGAGTGTCTCTCCAG ccAGAGAGTGCAACCGCAGGCAGCAAGTCATCGCCGTGCTGAACGACCTGTATGCAGCGGCGTTCCTGCAGCTCTACCGAGTCTGGAAGTCACAGCACAAGACCATCGCTGA
- the ELMOD3 gene encoding ELMO domain-containing protein 3 isoform X9 encodes MPPECPDKGCRVHVTPSGSSPALASGVCFLWQGSAWSSRVPRRSGRQWRISSQKKIQATVRRQGLTALLHFLFGPPRLQQQLQGERDLALAIAQCGLDNNQAVHMRILQTIYKKLTCSRLGCPRYGAHWEELGFQGADPGTDLRGTGMLGLMQMLYFVMDSQMLPLALEIFRLSQHETQNFPFCIMSVNITRLVLQALREECLSRECNRRQQVIAVLNDLYAAAFLQLYRVWKSQHKTIADSGFLLKELEFSTKKNPKQLLKSLETYVSRSLVSTADGIRQASSLSISSGRAGEEINFMGICDLQVELEGEARLV; translated from the exons ATGCCACCAGAATGTCCTGATAAAGGCTGTAGGGTGCACGTGACCCCCTCAGGGTCTTCCCCAGCTCTTGCCTCCGGTGTGTGCTTCCTTTGGCAGGGATCAGCATGGAGCAGCAGAGTGCCCAGGAGGAGTGGGAGGCAGTGGAGGATATCCAGTCAG AAGAAGATCCAAGCAACAGTGCGCAGGCAGGGCCTGACTGCTCTGCTTCACTTCCTCTTTGGGCCCCCccggctccagcagcagctgcagggcgaGCGGGACCTGGCTCTCGCCATTGCTCAGT GTGGCTTGGATAATAACCAAGCAGTGCACATGAGAATCCTGCAGACCATCTACAAGAAGCTGACCTGCTCCCGGCTGGGATGCCCACGCTACGGTGCACACTGGGAGGAGCTCGGCTTCCAAG GTGCAGATCCAGGGACCGACCTGCGAGGGACGGGGATGCTGGGCTTGATGCAAATGCTGTACTTTGTGATGGACTCTCAGATGCTGCCTCTAGCTCTAGAGATCTTCAGGCTCTCCCAGCATGAGACACAG AATTTCCCCTTCTGCATCATGTCTGTGAACATCACCCGCCTCGTGCTGCAGGCCCTGAGGGAGGAGTGTCTCTCCAG AGAGTGCAACCGCAGGCAGCAAGTCATCGCCGTGCTGAACGACCTGTATGCAGCGGCGTTCCTGCAGCTCTACCGAGTCTGGAAGTCACAGCACAAGACCATCGCTGACTCTGGCTTCCTCCTGAAGG AGCTGGAGTTCTCCACCAAAAAGAACCCGAAGCAGCTCCTGAAGTCCTTGGAGACCTACGTGAGCAGAAGCCTGGTGTCCACAGCAGATGGCATCCGGCAAGCATCCTCTCTGTCCATCAGCAGCGGCCGGGCTGGTGAAGAGATAAACTTCATGGGCATTTGTGACCTACAGGTTGAGCTGGAGGGAGAGGCACGGCTGGTCTGA
- the ELMOD3 gene encoding ELMO domain-containing protein 3 isoform X1, whose protein sequence is MPPECPDKGCRVHVTPSGSSPALASGVCFLWQGSAWSSRVPRRSGRQWRISSQHRGVQHWVSPGCSGCSGVRQNWLWHSLPWSGCRADAALCHSAVLRGRSAGPVPLISFNEALQFFQTTDLSECRKKIQATVRRQGLTALLHFLFGPPRLQQQLQGERDLALAIAQCGLDNNQAVHMRILQTIYKKLTCSRLGCPRYGAHWEELGFQGADPGTDLRGTGMLGLMQMLYFVMDSQMLPLALEIFRLSQHETQNFPFCIMSVNITRLVLQALREECLSRECNRRQQVIAVLNDLYAAAFLQLYRVWKSQHKTIADSGFLLKELEFSTKKNPKQLLKSLETYVSRSLVSTADGIRQASSLSISSGRAGEEINFMGICDLQVELEGEARLV, encoded by the exons ATGCCACCAGAATGTCCTGATAAAGGCTGTAGGGTGCACGTGACCCCCTCAGGGTCTTCCCCAGCTCTTGCCTCCGGTGTGTGCTTCCTTTGGCAGGGATCAGCATGGAGCAGCAGAGTGCCCAGGAGGAGTGGGAGGCAGTGGAGGATATCCAGTCAG CACCGAGGTGTGCAGCACTGGGTCTCCCCAGGATGCAGCGGCTGCTCTGGGGTCAGGCAGAACTGGTTGTGGCACTCATTGCCCTGGAGCGGATGCAGGGCTGACGCTGCCCTGTGCCATTCTGCAGTGCTGCGGGGGAGATCAGCTGGTCCTGTGCCCCTCATATCCTTCAATGAAGCGCTGCAGTTCTTCCAGACCACAGACCTGTCCGAGTGCAGG AAGAAGATCCAAGCAACAGTGCGCAGGCAGGGCCTGACTGCTCTGCTTCACTTCCTCTTTGGGCCCCCccggctccagcagcagctgcagggcgaGCGGGACCTGGCTCTCGCCATTGCTCAGT GTGGCTTGGATAATAACCAAGCAGTGCACATGAGAATCCTGCAGACCATCTACAAGAAGCTGACCTGCTCCCGGCTGGGATGCCCACGCTACGGTGCACACTGGGAGGAGCTCGGCTTCCAAG GTGCAGATCCAGGGACCGACCTGCGAGGGACGGGGATGCTGGGCTTGATGCAAATGCTGTACTTTGTGATGGACTCTCAGATGCTGCCTCTAGCTCTAGAGATCTTCAGGCTCTCCCAGCATGAGACACAG AATTTCCCCTTCTGCATCATGTCTGTGAACATCACCCGCCTCGTGCTGCAGGCCCTGAGGGAGGAGTGTCTCTCCAG AGAGTGCAACCGCAGGCAGCAAGTCATCGCCGTGCTGAACGACCTGTATGCAGCGGCGTTCCTGCAGCTCTACCGAGTCTGGAAGTCACAGCACAAGACCATCGCTGACTCTGGCTTCCTCCTGAAGG AGCTGGAGTTCTCCACCAAAAAGAACCCGAAGCAGCTCCTGAAGTCCTTGGAGACCTACGTGAGCAGAAGCCTGGTGTCCACAGCAGATGGCATCCGGCAAGCATCCTCTCTGTCCATCAGCAGCGGCCGGGCTGGTGAAGAGATAAACTTCATGGGCATTTGTGACCTACAGGTTGAGCTGGAGGGAGAGGCACGGCTGGTCTGA
- the ELMOD3 gene encoding ELMO domain-containing protein 3 isoform X2 gives MPPECPDKGCRVHVTPSGSSPALASGVCFLWQGSAWSSRVPRRSGRQWRISSQHRGVQHWVSPGCSGCSGVRQNWLWHSLPWSGCRADAALCHSAVLRGRSAGPVPLISFNEALQFFQTTDLSECRKKIQATVRRQGLTALLHFLFGPPRLQQQLQGERDLALAIAQCGLDNNQAVHMRILQTIYKKLTCSRLGCPRYGAHWEELGFQGADPGTDLRGTGMLGLMQMLYFVMDSQMLPLALEIFRLSQHETQNFPFCIMSVNITRLVLQALREECLSRQQVIAVLNDLYAAAFLQLYRVWKSQHKTIADSGFLLKELEFSTKKNPKQLLKSLETYVSRSLVSTADGIRQASSLSISSGRAGEEINFMGICDLQVELEGEARLV, from the exons ATGCCACCAGAATGTCCTGATAAAGGCTGTAGGGTGCACGTGACCCCCTCAGGGTCTTCCCCAGCTCTTGCCTCCGGTGTGTGCTTCCTTTGGCAGGGATCAGCATGGAGCAGCAGAGTGCCCAGGAGGAGTGGGAGGCAGTGGAGGATATCCAGTCAG CACCGAGGTGTGCAGCACTGGGTCTCCCCAGGATGCAGCGGCTGCTCTGGGGTCAGGCAGAACTGGTTGTGGCACTCATTGCCCTGGAGCGGATGCAGGGCTGACGCTGCCCTGTGCCATTCTGCAGTGCTGCGGGGGAGATCAGCTGGTCCTGTGCCCCTCATATCCTTCAATGAAGCGCTGCAGTTCTTCCAGACCACAGACCTGTCCGAGTGCAGG AAGAAGATCCAAGCAACAGTGCGCAGGCAGGGCCTGACTGCTCTGCTTCACTTCCTCTTTGGGCCCCCccggctccagcagcagctgcagggcgaGCGGGACCTGGCTCTCGCCATTGCTCAGT GTGGCTTGGATAATAACCAAGCAGTGCACATGAGAATCCTGCAGACCATCTACAAGAAGCTGACCTGCTCCCGGCTGGGATGCCCACGCTACGGTGCACACTGGGAGGAGCTCGGCTTCCAAG GTGCAGATCCAGGGACCGACCTGCGAGGGACGGGGATGCTGGGCTTGATGCAAATGCTGTACTTTGTGATGGACTCTCAGATGCTGCCTCTAGCTCTAGAGATCTTCAGGCTCTCCCAGCATGAGACACAG AATTTCCCCTTCTGCATCATGTCTGTGAACATCACCCGCCTCGTGCTGCAGGCCCTGAGGGAGGAGTGTCTCTCCAG GCAGCAAGTCATCGCCGTGCTGAACGACCTGTATGCAGCGGCGTTCCTGCAGCTCTACCGAGTCTGGAAGTCACAGCACAAGACCATCGCTGACTCTGGCTTCCTCCTGAAGG AGCTGGAGTTCTCCACCAAAAAGAACCCGAAGCAGCTCCTGAAGTCCTTGGAGACCTACGTGAGCAGAAGCCTGGTGTCCACAGCAGATGGCATCCGGCAAGCATCCTCTCTGTCCATCAGCAGCGGCCGGGCTGGTGAAGAGATAAACTTCATGGGCATTTGTGACCTACAGGTTGAGCTGGAGGGAGAGGCACGGCTGGTCTGA